ATCAGGATATCGCCTGGCATCATGCCGACATTGGCCCGGATATCGCCGCCGTTGATCAGGTCGTCGATGCGCACATTGAACTGTCTGGACTCGCCATCGACCCTGCGCACCACGGTGGCGCGGTTGCCGGCGGCGAAATCGGTCAGTCCGCCCACCGCGATCATGACATCCAGCAGCGTCATGCCGTCACGGTAGGGAATGATCTTGGGATCGGAGGCCTGGCCGACCACCCGGATCTGGCTGTCGTAGGTTCCCTGGAAGCTGGTGACCATGACCGTCACCACCGGATTCTTCACGTAGGTGCCCAGCTTCTCCTCCATCACCCGGGCCAGCTCGGTCGGGGTACGACCGCTGGCCTGGATATCCTCGATCAGAGGCGTGGTGATGCGCCCGTCGGGCCGCACCGGCACGGTGCTGGACAACTCGGGGTTGCGCCAGACGAAGATGTTGACCGAATCGC
This sequence is a window from Thiohalobacter thiocyanaticus. Protein-coding genes within it:
- a CDS encoding XrtA/PEP-CTERM system exopolysaccharide export protein translates to MELRSLACKFMALAAAALLGVAGCATNYEQLGGEPPAVTQSPDYVIGPGDSVNIFVWRNPELSSTVPVRPDGRITTPLIEDIQASGRTPTELARVMEEKLGTYVKNPVVTVMVTSFQGTYDSQIRVVGQASDPKIIPYRDGMTLLDVMIAVGGLTDFAAGNRATVVRRVDGESRQFNVRIDDLINGGDIRANVGMMPGDILIIPEAWF